The genomic DNA CCGAAGGACATCGTTTTGCTGTTTGGGGGTTAAGACCTGATGATCTAAACTGGGAGAAACGAAGATATACAGGATTGAAGAGCTATGGCTCGGCAAAAACCGCACAGTTACTCTCGATGATTATATTTAATGAAAACTTCCGGAGCAGTGGGGTTACGATCAATACGATGCATCCCGGGGCGGTAAGAACAGATACAGGGCGGGAGAACGGTCCTGTTTACCGCTGGTTTAAAAGAAATATCTTCGACAGAACTCTGAAATCGTCTGAAATGTCGGCGGAAGCTTTATACTATCTGGGTGTTTCGCCAGATCTCAATGGTATTAGTGGAAAATTCTTTAACTTAACAACAGAAGAGATACCGGCACCTCCTGCCATGGATCGGGAAGCGGCTTGTGAATTATGGGACGAGACGCTAAAACTGACAGGACTAAAGGAATAGAACCGATGAAAAATCTATTTGCGTCATATTTTGCCGATATAGAGATGTTATGGATGAAATGATTTACGATACCATAATCGTTGGAGGTGGAATTGCCGGCTTAACAGCCACCGCATACCTGGCACGCCGTGGTCAGAAGGTTCTTTTAATAGAAAAGAACAAAGAACTTGGTGGGTTAGTTAATACCTTTGAACACAATGGTTTTTATTTCGATGCCGGAGTCAGGGCTTTAGAAGACGCAGGGATAATCTTTCCGATGTTGAAAGAACTTAACATAGAACTTGAAGTAGTTAAAAGTCCTGTTTCTCTCGGTATTGAAAATGAAATCATGCATATCGAGAATATTGAGAGCCTTTCTCAATACAGTGATCTACTAAAGAAATTCTATCCTGGAAGCTCTGCTGAGATTGATTCGTTGGTGAAAATGATCAGAAAGATCATGAAGTACATGGAAGTGCTATATGGCGTTGAGAATCCACTTTTCAAGGATCTGAAGCACGACACATCATTCCTATTCAAGAAGCTTATCCCCTGGTTACCCCGCTTTTTGTTTACAGTCAGGAAGATAAACCGTATGCAGATTTCTGTTGAAGATTATCTGGAATCAATTATTACTGATCACTCACTGAGGGATATTATCTCACAACATTTCTTTAAGAATACACCAACCTTCTTTGCCCTGAGCTACTTTTCACTCTATCTCGACTACTTCTACCCCAAAGGGGGCGTCGGTAAGCTTTCGGAAGCGTTAAGGGATAAGATAACTGAGTTCGGAGGCAGGATCACAACCGGAACTATTGTAAAACGGGTCTATCCTCACGAAAAGAGAGTTGCAGATAACAAGAATATCAGCTACAGATACAGTAACCTGATCTGGGCAGCCGATCTTAAGACACTCTACAGCATAGTCGAAACGGATAAACTGCCACCTGAGACCATATTTAGGTTCGAAGAACAAAAGTTCGAAATCTTACGCAGTAAGAGTGGTGAATCGGTGTTTACGCTGTTTATCGAAGTTGATGAACCTCTTGAAAGTTTCCGGAGAATCACTAACGGTCACTTCTTCTATACTCCGTCGCGAAAGGGGTTAGGCGAAACCCACCGTGGAAATCTTGACCAAATCCTGAGTAACTTTGCCGAGATCAGCAAAAAGGAGATACTCGATTGGCTAAATAAGTTCACTTCTCTTAATACATACGAAATATCCATACCCGGTCTGAAAGACCAAGAACTTGCTCCTTCCGGTAAAACGGGACTGATCATCAGTTTCCTTACAGAATATGATTTATTCAGAAAGATAGAGGAGAGAGGCTGGCTTGAGGAATTTACCAAAGAGATCGAGGAGCGTGTCCTGAAGATCTTCCGGGAGTCGGTATTCCCGATGCTAAAGGAGAAGATAATATCCCGCTTCTCATTTACACCAATCAGCATCCATGACAGAATAGCCAGCTCCGGTGGGGCAATTGTGGGGTGGAGATTTGGTAAAGAGTTGCCTGTCATAAATAAGATCCAGTTTGCTGCCCGGTCAGTTGTAACACCTCTTCCGTCAATTTATAAAGCCGGTCAATGGGCATACAGCCCGGCAGGTATTCCTATGTCAATACTAACAGGGAAACTGGCTGCGAACAAGATTATTAAAGCAAAATAATGCTTTCTTGTCATTTAACGGGAGAGTGTGGTGTTCTGAAAATCGGTTGTTTTTTAATCGGTGAGTCGGGGGTTCGAATCCCCCTTTAAGCTCCAGAATGCGATTACTTGCAATTTTTTTCAAAGCCCTTTACAGTATTAGATTCAAAGATAGCAGAATTTTTATGTTTTTAGAAAAAACTGCTGGATAACTAAATTTTAGTAAAAGAAATTGACGAATAACAGTCGAGAATTTCTGTTCAATAAATTGTAGATACACGCTCAAAGAGTAACAAGGAGGTATTATATGTTGAATAATTCAATCAAGGGAATAGATTATTCATATCTTCGAGCTCTATATATCAATTGCACTCTCAAACCATCTCCTGAACTATCGCATACTGAAGGTCTAATGAAGAAATCAATGTATATCATGGAAAAGCTGGGGATCAAAGTTGAATATCTTCGTTTTATTGATTTTGATATTGCTCCGGGAGTTTATCCGGATATGACAGAACACGGCTTTGAAAAAGATGATTGGCCTATTATCAGTGAAAAAGTATTTGCTTCCAATATTCTGATCGTAGGAACTCCCATTTGGTTAGGAGATAAGTCCTCAGTTTGTACACATCTAATAGAACGTCTTTATTCTGAATCTGGAAAATTGAACAAACAGGGGCAGTACAAATATTATGGTAAAACAGGGGGTTGTATTATTACAGGTAATGAAGATGGTGCAAAACACTGTGCCATGAATATTCTTTACTCATTGCAGCATATTGGTTACACAATACCGCCTCAAGCAGATGCGGCATGGTTAGGTGAAATTGGACCCGGTCCTTCATATCTTGATGAAGATTCTGGGGCACAAAGTAATAATTTTACCAACAGAAATACTACTTTTATGACCTGGAATCTTATACATCTGGCACATATGTTAGAGCAATCAGGTGGAATAACAGCTTATGGTAATCAAAGGTCTGAATGGGATGCAGGTGAAAGATTCGGTTATCCCAATCCGGAATATCGATAAGGATAACAAACTGTCGTAAACAAATTTCTGTTATCAGCTATAGATAATTATTTTTTTGAGGATAATTACAATCGGATATGAGTGAAGTTAGGGAAAAATATCATCTGATCGAAACAGAAGAATTACAGGGAAAACTGGAAGATGAGAACCTGATAATTTTAGATGTACGTTCAATCGATGCCTATAATGGCTGGAAATTACAGAGGGAGATAAGGGGCGGACATATTAAAAGAGCTAAAAGTCTTCCGGTTAAATGGACAAAATATATTGATTGGATAGAAGTAGTTCGGCATAAACATATTCATCCTGAGAATGAGATTGTAATCTACGGCTATACTCAAGATGACATGCTAAAGGTTGCAGAAATGTTTAGGGCAACCGGATATAAAAAAATATCGTTGTACTATGATTTTATTTCTGAATGGGTGCCCAAAGAAAAGTATCCGATGGAAAAACTGAAACGTTATCGTCATTTAGTTCCAGCTGAATGGGTTAAAAGTTTAACAATGGGAGAACCAACATCAGAATATGATAATAATCAATTTGTGATCGTACATGCTCATTACCGTAATCGAAACGCTTATTTAAGTGGTCATATACGTGGTGCTATTGATATGGATACTTTAGCACTGGAGGCACCTGAAACATGGAACCGTCGTACTCCTGAAGAACTGAGAAAAGCTCTGGAATTACATGGAATAACTGCCGATACTACAGTTATTTTATATGGTAAGTATATGTCACCTGACAATAACGATGAATTTCCCGGCAGTGCAGCCGGAGATATTGGTGCTATGCGTTGTGCACTCATTATGTTATACTCTGGAGTTAAGGACGTTAGAATACTTAATGGGGGTTTTCAGTCTTGGATTGATGCCGGTTTTGAAATTTCAACAATAGATGAGCCCAAAAAACCTGTTATAAGTTTCGGTATCAATATTCCTGCTATACCCGAGTTAATAGTTGATACTGCTGAGGCAAAGGAAATGCTCGCTTCTCCAAAATCTGAACTGGTCTGTGTCAGAAGTTATCCGGAATACATTGGTGATGTGAGTGGTTATAACTATATAGAAGCCAAAGGTCGTATTCCCGGCGCAATTTTTGCAAATTGTGGAAGTGATGCCTATCACATGGAGAATTATCGGAATGTTGATCATACTGCTCGAGAGTATCATGAGATAGAAGCTATTTGGAGCAAGTTGGGTATAACTTCCGATAAACGATTAGCTTTCTATTGCGGAACCGGTTGGAGAGGAAGTGAAGCGTTTATCAACGCTTGGCTCCTGGGTTGGCAAAATATAGCAGTATATGACGGTGGTTGGTTTGAATGGAGTAAAGATAAAACAAATCCTTATGAAACAGGCATACCAAAAGAATAAAAAAATATTTATGCATCCCTCTACCAGTTCAGAAAACTTTCAAACTTTCGAAATAACTAACCTTTTACCGGAAGTCGGGAATGATGAATTTATTAAAACTATCTTAGATGGGCTTCTCTCTCCCAGGAAATATATTTCCAGTATATTTTTCTATGATGAACTGGGATCGAAATTATTCAAAGAGATAACAAATTTACCCGAATATTATATCCCAAAGCTGGAAATGCAGTTAATAAAAGAAACAGCGAGTAATTTACAAAAGTCATTGAAAGGTGTAGATATAATTGAGTTTGGTTGTGGTGATTGTTCAAAAATCTCAATCATATTGGATGCTATTTCAAAAGAAGATCTCGCTTCTATTCGCTATATTCCGATAGATATCAGCAGAAATTCTGTAGTTGAAACGGCTAATATTCTTTCTCAACGTTATGCTAATCTCAGAATTCATGGCATTCTGGCTGATTTTATCCAACAATTGGATTTGATAACGTATAGGGAAAGAAAGATATTTTGTTTCTTTGGTAGCACAATAGGAAATCTTTACCCAGATCAGAGAGTTGAATTTTGTTCTAAGATTAGTAATATAATGCAAAATGATGATATTCTATTGCTGGGTGTTGACATGGTTAAAGATAGAAAAATACTCAACAATGCGTACAACGATAGTCTTAAGATCACTGAGCGTTTTAACAAAAATATCCTCAACGTAATCAATAACCTTGTGGGGACTACTTTCAATCCAAATTATTTTGAACATGTTGCCTTCTTCAATGAAAAAGATTCTCGCATAGAAATGCATCTAAAAGCTACTGAGAATATCGAAACTTATTCCCCTTATTCAAACAAAGTAATTCGGATCAAGAGAGGAGAAACAATACATACGGAAAATTCCTATAAATTTACCTACGATCATATTAAACATCTGAGTGAGTATGCTAATCTTACTATCGATCAAATATTCACTGATAAAGATAGTTGGTTTTCTCTGGTTAAGTTTGGCAAAAGTAGTTAAATAATATGATTGATGTTGATAAGATTCGGGATGATTTCCCCATATTAAATAGTAAAGTTTATGGGAAACCTCTCGTATATCTTGATAATGCAGCTACAACCCAAAAACCTCGCTGTGTAATAGAAAAAGTAAGAGACTTTTATTATCATTCAAATAGCAATATTCATCGAGGAGTTTATTATTTAAGTGAAATTGCTACTGAAGGGTATGAAGAAGCTCGTGTTAAAGTACAAAAATTTATCAATGCTAACACAGCAAACGAGATAGTATTTACCAGTGGGACAACCGGAGCCATTAACCTTTTAGCTGATTCATTTGGAAGAGCTTTCATTACTAAAGGTGATGAGATAATAATTACAGAGATGGAACATCATTCCAATATTGAACCCTGGAGAGTTCTATGCAAACGAAATGAAGCTTCTCTCAAAGTAATCCCCTTCGAAGATTCAGGTAAGCTAATGATTGAAAAAATCCCGGCTATGATTAATGAGAGAACAAAATTAATCGCTGTATGTCATGTATCTAATGTGCTGGGTGTTATAAATCCGGTAAAGAGAATAACTCAAATTGCTCACCGAGAAGGAATCCCCGTGCTAATAGATGGTGCTCAGTCAGCACCTCACATATCAGTAGATGTACAGGATGTTGACTGTGATTTTTTTACTTTCTCAGGGCATAAAATGTATGCAGAAACCGGTATTGGTGTCCTCTACGGTAAAGAAAAGTATTTGGAAAAGATGCCTCCCTATCAAACAGGTGGTGGAATGATTCAGAGCATGGATAATTTTAAGACTACTTATGAGGATTTACCCTTGAAATTTGAAGCTGGTACACCAAATTATGTTGGCGCAATAAGTCTTGCCAATGCGATTGATTATATGCAGAGTATTGGAATTGCTAATATCTTTAATCACGAGCTTGACGTTATTAATTACGCTTTAGAAAAACTTAAAAGAGAAGAACACTTAATCATTTATGGTAAAATATCCCCTCACTGTGGATCTGTTTCATTCAATATTGCAGGTATTCATCCTCAAGATGTAACCTCAATATTAGACAAGTTTGGTATTGCCGTACGTTCAGGTTATCTTTGTGCTCAACCAACAATTGATCATTTTAAGATTAAAAGTTTAATTCGTTTGAGTGTTGGCATTTATAATACTCGAAAAGAAATTGATCTCTTCATAGAGGGAGTTAATAAAGCAAAAAGTCTATTATTATAAGCAACTGTTTATGAAAATCAAAGAAAACCAAGATATCATGATCAAAGAATTCACCTCTCTCAATGGCTGGTTAGAGAAATACGAATATCTTATAGATATGGGAAAGAAACTTCCTGAGATGGATAAAAAACATAAAACTCAAGAAAATCTAGTCAGTGGTTGCCAATCTCAACTCTGGATTACTGCTGAATTAGTAAATGACAAGCTTGTTATTTTTGCTGACAGTGATGCAATGATAACAAAAGGCATTATTGCAATGGTACTAAGTTTTATAAATAATCATACCCCGAAAGAGATTTATGACTCACATTTTTCTTTTCTTGATGAAATGGGTTTAACAACCAATCTCTCCCCTTCCCGTGTCAACGGATTAAAATCCATAATTAAACGAATCAATGAACTCTGCTTATCCTATATGTAGCTATTACTTGTAAGTCACAGGAGGGAAATAGAACTATAATTGCTATCGAAGTAGTTTGATTAAATGTCCTGTCTTTATAGCTTAATTTTTCATAATACAGCAAAATCGACTGGGAACATCATTTCGTTTGTCCATAATAGTTAGGATAGTAATTCCTGTTATTGAAGCAAGAAAAAACAAGAACAGTGAAAGATGAAGAAACTAAACGTTAAAAATGCCTATTAACTTAACAAACTACATGTTTTGCCTGATTTGATTTGGTTGCTGGGCAATAAGTAGTGAGCTCGCATTTTGATAATCAAGGTAATATTCTATGTTTATGATAAGAAAAAACAATGCAAAGAATCTAGAGAAAGCTAGACTGTAATAAGAGAAATATTTTGAATCTCTATTAGCAAAAAATCTTATTGTAGGTACTTTATCATGAGAAAAAAGGTTGTGGTTAATGATTCAATGCAGAAGGGATACGAATACTTTCTGACAGAACCAGTTGGCAAAAACTTTCATAGTGAAATCGTTCCTGAATTGACTCCGGCTCAAATGCTGGAGCTTGGTGTCTTTGGTGGCAAGTATATGACAGATTGTCGGAATGAATTTCCAGAGGAGTGGTTTAAGAATGCCAAGTTATGTCATGAAAGACATGATCCGGATTTAAACTTTTTTAAGATCAATGCCTCGCAGCCATTGAGTTATTGGAGAAAGATGGGTTGGATTTACTGGGAAGATCCACGAGGATGGTTTCAATGGTACTGTAGGTACTACCTGGGCAGGAGATGTCCTGATGACATTAGGCAAATCAAGCGGTGGAAAGGGATGAGAAGACATGTTGCTCAAATCATGAGGCATTGTAAGTCAGGTGATTGGTCATGCAGACAGAAGCAAAGGCAGGCACTCTTGCATTGGGCATATGATAGCCGCAAGATTTAACACCATACTTACAAATCGATAGTCATATCTACGGATAGATGATGTCCCATATTAGGATCAAAGAAAGATGATAATGTGTTCAGACGACAAATATATATTGATAGCTCATTGGAGGTGAAGAATGGAACTGTTTTTAATGTTATTACCGACTATTGTCTTTAGTCTGGTATTAGGTGGAATCCTTCTTGCGATTGTGACAATATTCCGGAGACAGAATCAAAAGAGGTGTTATTATTGTGGCGAGTTGGTGCAAAAGGTTGCAAAAGTTTGTAAGTATTGCGGTAAAGATATTGGAGAAAAAGTATGAAGAAAACAAGCAATAATCAATTCGATTATTAGCAAGATATCTTCTTAAAATACGCTGTGTATCCTTAGTCTCTGAAGCATCAATTCTGATACATTATTCATCTTTACCGATCATATATTATTGCCCAGTTCAAAGATTATCTCCCTGAATAGTTTATTTAAGGGTTCTGGGTCTGGTGATTTTTTATCCGGTAGTAATCGTAACCTTTCCTTATAGTACTCCAACTTCTCGATCAGATATTCATGTAGAAGAGTATTTTGCTTGATTAAATCCTGTTCATTACCGGCAGTCTTTATTTCGATCAGTCTGGAAATCTCATCGAAGATCTTTCTATCTTTTACCTGACTCTGCAGAAGGGTTTTAAACTCAACCGGAACAGGCATATTCTTTTCCTCAAGCCATGAACAGGCAAGCAGGGGTCGAATTACATAAAAGAACTTCTATAGTTTCATATTACCATTACTCAGGTATTGTGCAAAACTGTTGGCTGCTATATTATAGTAATGGTTCATACAAGTCCTTCGATCAAAATAGAACGGTATTAGTTCTCTTATTCTATCAACTACTGAACTATGCTGACGATATACTATCGGACTTCTCAGCCATTCTAAAAAGGGAGTATTGGATTTGACCAATAGCTGGAAAGCTTTTCTTAATTCCCAACCGGTAATGTCTATATTATCCGGAGTGATCTCACCCATATTATCTTTTACTTTTTCTATTTGAAGATACCAATCCGGATGGTGGATATAGATGAATCTTACATCCCAGTCACTGTCCTGGGAAGCAAAACCCCAAGCTCTGCTGCCACTCTCGACAGCATAGAGAATTCTTATCTGCTTTTCATGCTCGAGCTTTTCAATCTTCCTTAGTATCATGTCTCGCAAGTCTTTTCTCCTATATCTTATCTGATAAACATTAATACTCTGTTCCTTTTTGTTACAGTTAAGTTGCTTCCCTCTATCCAAGGGTAAAATTATTATATTATCAAGTTTGTCTTTAGTACTTCACTAATCCAATCTTCTGCTGGCAGCTTGATGAATGGTCTTATCATCGGAAAAACTCTGGATTATTACCACAGTATTAGCTTTAGCCATATTCCACCAGGGCTCAAGATCAAAAGTTTTGGTGTATCGACCAGTTTGACCGGTAGTATTTAAGGGAAAATCATCAGCATCATACCTGAGAACATTAGCAAAATAACGCTCTCCCGGCATATCTTCTTCCAGATCATAAGTTACCACAAACTGAATTTTGTTGTCTGTTGTAGTTATAGATTGTATCATTTCCACGTCTGCTGTTATCATTAATTGACCATCAGCAGTAATCTCATAATCAAGAGCTATTTGTATAGGACTAGGATTGTTGGCTATCTGGTTGTATCTCTGAACATACTGTTCGTAAACATCGTCTCTAGCTCCTGCATAAGCAAGCGTACCACCCCAACGGGCATAGGGGATACCAGACAATTGGTATAAAACTCTCCTTTGTGAAGTGTTAGGGCTTGTATAATTACCTGATCCTACCCATATCAATGGGATCAAATTCCCAAAGTTTTCAGTATCCTCATACATCTGAAGCAGCGCCGACCGCGCTGGCAAACAGGGGCCGCAACCCGGCCAGGTGATGATCTCTCCAACGACCTGAAGCTGCATTGATAACAGCGAAGCAGTAAGAGAGATAATCCAGATAAGAATCAAATATCTCTTCATATTACCTCCCAACATATCAGTATTTTGAACATTAATAATAGTTGTCAAGAGGTTATATCTTGATCATAACTTTGATACTTTATTGTATATTCTTATAGAAAACTAGTCCTATACTAAATAGAATTTAATGTGAAACAGTTGAAAGGGACGAACCAGAATCATCTTAGTCGTTTCTCTATCTATGACTCCTCAATCTTGTTTGGTGAGTATTTTGAATGTGTTTTTAACTGTTTCTCAAAGTAATCTGAATTAGCACGTATACCACAATAGATCCATATTATTGGAAAGCCAAAACCAAAAGTAGCTATTGTAATCAAGATCATTATTATTCCCTTTAAGATTAAACCATGGGCTAGATACCATAATGGACCAAAAATAAATGCTAACCAATTCCAACCTTCCGACTTCAAATTATGTCTATTTACCATAATCTTTTTCCACAGTTAGAACATGTCTTTTCATCTTTTTCTAATTAATTTCCACAATGATAACAGAATGTGATAGATTCATCGATTTTATTAGCTTCAGTGCTGTTATCTGGTTGATATTCATCGCTATTTTCTTCTAGTACTTCTTCAGTTTCATTATCTAAATCTTCTTGAGTGAATTGTTTGGTCTGATCCCTGATATCAAGGAGAATTTTGATCATAGCATCTTGTCTTTTCACCATCTTTTTATAAAGCTTAACTGATACGAGGACGAATTGAATCACCTTGAAGATAAAGTAAATACAAAATATAATAGCAACTGCAATAGGTAAGATTAGTAAAATACCTACTATTTCATTCATAGTTCGATTCTCCTTTTTTCAGATCTAAATAACATCTTGTTAACAAGCTAGAATGTTTAAACAGCTTATCATATAGCTGATATCAGCAAATAAAAGTGGTTATAGTTGTTAATTCTATCTATTTGTTTCTTATTAATGAATAGATTGTTCTCAGCTTCAATTACGAAAATATTCATTTTACACTCTCAAAAATAGCTTTCTTTATATTATTACAATTTATAGCTAATATCCGAATACTGTCAAGAAGAAAACACAATATGCAAAGTGATCGTCTTGACCTTTGTTAAGTCCCTTGTTAAGTGTAAGGTGTCAATGATATGTTAATCAAACTAACAGTGTTAAGGTAAAAATTACTTAATCGCTCCAGTGAAACTGATCGCAGCATATTAATAAACTTTTCATCAGAATCTATGCATATACCTAATACCTAAGTCGATTCAATCTAATAGAGAGCTATGGAATGAGTAAAATACTTAGAAGTTGCTGGAATGATATACGATTTAGTGGTGATAAAAAAGTGTGTGATTTCTTTACCCCCAAAATATGGTTTGCAAATCAACTTTATGCTGGATATGAGATTAGATGATTAACTTTCCTATTAACCAAACAGATCAAGAGAAACTTATCTTGACAATAATAAAAGTTAGTAAGAAAAAATCATCAGTGTGATCTATAATAAAGGAAAATATTCTGGAGTTTTGAGGTGAAAGTTTGTTATATGTCGGAGGTTGAATGCGATCATTAGTTCCTGATTTTATATTACGTAAAGCAAGAGATAAGCATTATCGCGGTAGTATTAATGGCTGTGTTTTGAGAGTGACCCTGAGAGATTGTTGCGACATTTCACAGAATAAACAACCTCGATCATTATTTGAAGAAAGTGTCATACATGAAACAATACACTTAATATTAGATCCGATCTTAGAAGTTATTGATAAAAATGGTGGTTTTACTACCGGTATGGTTGGAGAATCCATTACAGGTATTTTTCCGGGTAAAAACGGGATTAGTGCCATTAATGCAGCTATCAGTATCAGGGATTTGTTACAGAAGATCAACATTCAGCATCCAGAATGTGAGGAAAAGGAAGTTCCAGCTTTTATTGGTTTAGCTTTTGGACAAGTCAGTTGGCAGATCCTACCAGCAAAAGAGCAATCATTATACTGGTTTAGTGGTCCTGCTATGAAAAAAGCAGTTGAATCACAGAACTTGTCAATTCCGAACCAGATTTTATTGGATCAGAGTATTCTTTCGGTTTTGGATGACAAGAAGATCAAAACAAAAAAGATCTATGACAAATTCAGTACCCTGATATCTTCAGACCTACCCAAAGTAGAGAATAAGATTTTGCGAAGCTGTTTGTCTGCCAAAGCATTTGTTCCTCGCTATATTTTGGATAAAGATAATATAAGAGAGTTTAGAAACGTAATCTGCTGTATAGTTAATCTCAAAAAACCATTAGAAAAGCAAATTCAAGCAATAAAAGATCTCAGTGCAAAATATGACGGCTATATCAATAACATAGAGTATTCAGATAAAGGTTGGACGGGTTTAATTGCTTTCGGGATATCAGAGACCAATGAGGATATTGCTAAACAAGAATTAGATTTTATTAATGAATTGATTACTATCTGCAAGAACAATTTGAGAGTTGGATTAACCTACGGCAAAGTATATGCTGGTATCATCGGCACAGAAAATGTTTCTAATTATTGCATACTCGGTATTCCTGTTAAAATAGCTTATCAATCTATGGTGCAGGCTAAGTGGGGCGAGATCAGGTGCGGTAAGAATTTTTTCAAAAAACTTAGAAACCGTGTAGCATTTGAACCTCTCGGTCCATTATTAACTGAAGGTTATTACAAATTCACAGATAACTTTCTACTGTTGCTCAGACATGACAGTTTGAGGGATACCCAATATCAAACCGATTTTATTGGCAGGACGAGGGAGTTAGATCAATTAGAGAAATCATGCAAACCTTTATGGCAAAATCGTTATGCAGGGATAACTTATATTTTTGGAGAAGCGGGGCAGGGTAAGACAAGAATTGTTCATGAGTTTAAAAAGAAAGTGGGAGAAAAAGCCGAGTGTTTTACTCTTAAAACATTTGCTGACCATCAGATTGCACTCAATCCATTTGCTAACTGGATCAGACAGATTTTTTCCAGTAATATTACCGGTAGTTTGTCAGCACGGCGGAAGGATTTCCGCGAACATTGGTCTAAATTCCGTCAGAAGATCATCGAGCTACCCTGTGCACCAGAAACTATTAAAGAGTTGGATAGGATTGAATCTATAATTGCCGGAATTATTGGCTTAGATTGGAAAGGGAGTATTTATACCAAATTAGATTCCAAGCAAAGATTGTCTGGCAAGATTTTTGCTCTGAAGTCATTATTAGAGATCTTCTGCCTATTTAAACCGGTCATCTTAGTTATGGAGGATCTACATTGGTTGGATCAAGAATCAATAGAGATCATAAAAGTTCTATCAGGTAAAGGGACAAAA from Candidatus Cloacimonadota bacterium includes the following:
- a CDS encoding NAD(P)/FAD-dependent oxidoreductase encodes the protein MDEMIYDTIIVGGGIAGLTATAYLARRGQKVLLIEKNKELGGLVNTFEHNGFYFDAGVRALEDAGIIFPMLKELNIELEVVKSPVSLGIENEIMHIENIESLSQYSDLLKKFYPGSSAEIDSLVKMIRKIMKYMEVLYGVENPLFKDLKHDTSFLFKKLIPWLPRFLFTVRKINRMQISVEDYLESIITDHSLRDIISQHFFKNTPTFFALSYFSLYLDYFYPKGGVGKLSEALRDKITEFGGRITTGTIVKRVYPHEKRVADNKNISYRYSNLIWAADLKTLYSIVETDKLPPETIFRFEEQKFEILRSKSGESVFTLFIEVDEPLESFRRITNGHFFYTPSRKGLGETHRGNLDQILSNFAEISKKEILDWLNKFTSLNTYEISIPGLKDQELAPSGKTGLIISFLTEYDLFRKIEERGWLEEFTKEIEERVLKIFRESVFPMLKEKIISRFSFTPISIHDRIASSGGAIVGWRFGKELPVINKIQFAARSVVTPLPSIYKAGQWAYSPAGIPMSILTGKLAANKIIKAK
- a CDS encoding NAD(P)H-dependent oxidoreductase; the encoded protein is MLNNSIKGIDYSYLRALYINCTLKPSPELSHTEGLMKKSMYIMEKLGIKVEYLRFIDFDIAPGVYPDMTEHGFEKDDWPIISEKVFASNILIVGTPIWLGDKSSVCTHLIERLYSESGKLNKQGQYKYYGKTGGCIITGNEDGAKHCAMNILYSLQHIGYTIPPQADAAWLGEIGPGPSYLDEDSGAQSNNFTNRNTTFMTWNLIHLAHMLEQSGGITAYGNQRSEWDAGERFGYPNPEYR
- a CDS encoding thiosulfate sulfurtransferase, which encodes MSEVREKYHLIETEELQGKLEDENLIILDVRSIDAYNGWKLQREIRGGHIKRAKSLPVKWTKYIDWIEVVRHKHIHPENEIVIYGYTQDDMLKVAEMFRATGYKKISLYYDFISEWVPKEKYPMEKLKRYRHLVPAEWVKSLTMGEPTSEYDNNQFVIVHAHYRNRNAYLSGHIRGAIDMDTLALEAPETWNRRTPEELRKALELHGITADTTVILYGKYMSPDNNDEFPGSAAGDIGAMRCALIMLYSGVKDVRILNGGFQSWIDAGFEISTIDEPKKPVISFGINIPAIPELIVDTAEAKEMLASPKSELVCVRSYPEYIGDVSGYNYIEAKGRIPGAIFANCGSDAYHMENYRNVDHTAREYHEIEAIWSKLGITSDKRLAFYCGTGWRGSEAFINAWLLGWQNIAVYDGGWFEWSKDKTNPYETGIPKE
- the egtD gene encoding L-histidine N(alpha)-methyltransferase, whose amino-acid sequence is MKQAYQKNKKIFMHPSTSSENFQTFEITNLLPEVGNDEFIKTILDGLLSPRKYISSIFFYDELGSKLFKEITNLPEYYIPKLEMQLIKETASNLQKSLKGVDIIEFGCGDCSKISIILDAISKEDLASIRYIPIDISRNSVVETANILSQRYANLRIHGILADFIQQLDLITYRERKIFCFFGSTIGNLYPDQRVEFCSKISNIMQNDDILLLGVDMVKDRKILNNAYNDSLKITERFNKNILNVINNLVGTTFNPNYFEHVAFFNEKDSRIEMHLKATENIETYSPYSNKVIRIKRGETIHTENSYKFTYDHIKHLSEYANLTIDQIFTDKDSWFSLVKFGKSS
- a CDS encoding SufS family cysteine desulfurase, encoding MDVDKIRDDFPILNSKVYGKPLVYLDNAATTQKPRCVIEKVRDFYYHSNSNIHRGVYYLSEIATEGYEEARVKVQKFINANTANEIVFTSGTTGAINLLADSFGRAFITKGDEIIITEMEHHSNIEPWRVLCKRNEASLKVIPFEDSGKLMIEKIPAMINERTKLIAVCHVSNVLGVINPVKRITQIAHREGIPVLIDGAQSAPHISVDVQDVDCDFFTFSGHKMYAETGIGVLYGKEKYLEKMPPYQTGGGMIQSMDNFKTTYEDLPLKFEAGTPNYVGAISLANAIDYMQSIGIANIFNHELDVINYALEKLKREEHLIIYGKISPHCGSVSFNIAGIHPQDVTSILDKFGIAVRSGYLCAQPTIDHFKIKSLIRLSVGIYNTRKEIDLFIEGVNKAKSLLL
- a CDS encoding SufE family protein; protein product: MKIKENQDIMIKEFTSLNGWLEKYEYLIDMGKKLPEMDKKHKTQENLVSGCQSQLWITAELVNDKLVIFADSDAMITKGIIAMVLSFINNHTPKEIYDSHFSFLDEMGLTTNLSPSRVNGLKSIIKRINELCLSYM
- a CDS encoding zinc ribbon domain-containing protein translates to MELFLMLLPTIVFSLVLGGILLAIVTIFRRQNQKRCYYCGELVQKVAKVCKYCGKDIGEKV
- a CDS encoding nucleotidyltransferase domain-containing protein; translation: MRPLLACSWLEEKNMPVPVEFKTLLQSQVKDRKIFDEISRLIEIKTAGNEQDLIKQNTLLHEYLIEKLEYYKERLRLLPDKKSPDPEPLNKLFREIIFELGNNI